Proteins encoded together in one Candidatus Methylomirabilota bacterium window:
- a CDS encoding DUF4212 domain-containing protein: MADLTDRQKEAYWRYNVRLTTILLVIWFVVTYIISGLMAGWFNQFTILGFPLGYYMAAQGSLAIFVIEIAVYAKLMNAKDEQYGIQEEA; the protein is encoded by the coding sequence ATGGCGGACCTTACTGATCGGCAGAAGGAGGCATACTGGCGGTACAACGTCCGGCTGACCACGATCCTGCTCGTGATCTGGTTCGTGGTGACGTACATCATCTCGGGCCTCATGGCGGGCTGGTTCAACCAGTTCACCATCCTCGGCTTTCCCCTGGGCTACTACATGGCGGCGCAGGGCTCGCTGGCGATCTTCGTCATCGAGATCGCCGTCTACGCCAAGCTCATGAATGCCAAGGATGAGCAGTACGGCATCCAGGAGGAGGCCTAG